The following proteins come from a genomic window of Pelmatolapia mariae isolate MD_Pm_ZW linkage group LG17, Pm_UMD_F_2, whole genome shotgun sequence:
- the LOC134647149 gene encoding small integral membrane protein 30-like translates to MAPKLELPSAALMVGLLFFSLIPPAEAYDAGDALALLLCTILTVVGFCACLGWYARRRNGQL, encoded by the coding sequence ATGGCTCCCAAACTTGAACTTCCAAGCGCCGCGTTGATGGTCGGGCTGTTGTTTTTCTCCCTGATCCCCCCGGCAGAGGCTTACGATGCCGGGGACGctctggccctgctgctgtgcACCATCCTCACGGTGGTGGGTTTCTGCGCCTGCCTCGGCTGGTACGCGCGGAGGCGGAACGGGCAGCTGTGA